A stretch of Flavobacteriales bacterium DNA encodes these proteins:
- a CDS encoding PKD domain-containing protein has product MTIAPNNQPPYCGQEILTLQVNGVPCGPGSSVNWSFTNDAGSSTGGVGSCSYTALFGVGCWDATVTLNGTAYPVIDDLFCVNPFPVASFTVSATNICEGECITFTDASTPTGQIDSWTWTGLPCAQAGNGLPTFSCCFPDSGTYYPDLVYANGCPDAVLDSIAIVVSDDYPTAAFNPTSVLDCPAPLDLNLVNGSGPGLTSSWELTNTSTGDVVCDAATTDLLCNGVGTGTYEACLEVTNSGGCSNEVCHPVTIFDAPVLDITVNPSPTCANVPVTFSAVGTQPASPAWCNGISGAMEASMGTAWYGTIHSVTLGPIRSARTSSTPRPVLRTPHLPSRSSTRCGSLHTRRYHSVFQPGHVDVREPIQREWHLEL; this is encoded by the coding sequence GTAGCTCGGTCAATTGGTCATTCACGAATGACGCTGGATCTTCTACTGGTGGGGTTGGCTCCTGTTCGTACACCGCCCTCTTTGGTGTGGGATGCTGGGATGCGACCGTGACGTTGAATGGGACCGCCTACCCGGTCATTGATGATCTGTTCTGCGTGAATCCCTTTCCGGTCGCCTCGTTCACGGTGTCGGCAACCAATATCTGCGAAGGGGAATGCATCACCTTCACCGATGCGAGCACGCCTACCGGTCAGATCGATAGCTGGACCTGGACCGGCCTGCCGTGCGCACAGGCCGGCAATGGGCTCCCGACCTTCAGTTGCTGCTTCCCGGATTCGGGCACCTACTATCCCGACCTTGTGTATGCGAACGGCTGTCCGGATGCGGTGCTCGATTCCATCGCGATCGTGGTGAGTGATGACTATCCGACGGCTGCCTTCAACCCCACCAGCGTGCTGGACTGTCCGGCCCCGTTGGACCTCAATCTCGTCAATGGCTCGGGGCCTGGGTTGACCTCCTCATGGGAGCTGACCAACACGTCCACCGGCGATGTGGTCTGCGACGCTGCCACCACGGACCTGCTTTGTAACGGGGTTGGCACGGGGACTTATGAAGCCTGCCTGGAGGTGACCAATTCCGGTGGATGCAGCAACGAGGTCTGCCACCCGGTCACGATCTTCGATGCTCCGGTCCTGGATATCACGGTCAACCCCTCGCCCACTTGCGCGAACGTGCCGGTCACCTTCTCTGCCGTCGGGACGCAGCCCGCATCACCAGCCTGGTGCAATGGGATATCGGGTGCGATGGAAGCGTCGATGGGAACGGCTTGGTATGGAACCATACATTCAGTGACGCTGGGACCTATCAGGTCTGCGCGCACATCGAGTACTCCTCGACCTGTTCTGCGGACACCACATTTACCATCGCGGTCTTCGACCCGCTGTGGCAGCCTTCACACCAGGCGATACCACAGTGTGTTTCAGCCCGGTCACGTTGACGTTCGCGAACCAATCCAGCGGGAGTGGCACCTTGAGCTATAG
- a CDS encoding PKD domain-containing protein, with translation MGQTIAPQFNLNVIPGETPYSYSWDFDGGGEDSNAPNPIWSYDAVGNYTICLTVTTASGCIITDCQDILVSPALDAGFGPVPQALCAGAGVALQADNPNGSSYLWISAMAGP, from the coding sequence GTGGGACAGACAATCGCGCCGCAGTTCAACCTGAACGTCATTCCCGGCGAGACACCGTACAGCTATTCTTGGGATTTCGATGGTGGCGGGGAGGATAGCAATGCGCCGAATCCGATCTGGTCATACGACGCGGTCGGCAACTACACCATCTGCCTTACTGTGACGACGGCATCGGGTTGCATCATCACCGATTGCCAGGACATCCTGGTATCACCGGCCCTGGATGCCGGGTTCGGACCGGTGCCTCAAGCCCTGTGCGCCGGCGCGGGCGTTGCCTTGCAGGCGGATAATCCGAACGGCTCTTCCTACCTGTGGATTTCGGCGATGGCTGGACCGTGA
- a CDS encoding PKD domain-containing protein, producing MDFGDGWTVTTPGPSVNYMYNDTGCFDVTLTISNLGCAADSTYPNAICIWGRSPISPSHRIAPLPSKVSFTNQSLFDDSLFWDFGDGTDLVGDSADDAPDIHTPTHVYANEGVYTVCLTAAADTSTCPHTRCFEVYIDVPSAELQFTPTSGCPPLCVEFSTTETFNVEWEIDFGNGDLLVATAQGCTPPPDDIDDCTNWNVSFTDSPAPASGYFMPFQGGNIFPACELRER from the coding sequence GTGGATTTCGGCGATGGCTGGACCGTGACCACGCCAGGACCATCCGTGAACTACATGTACAACGACACCGGCTGCTTCGATGTGACGCTGACCATTTCCAACCTGGGCTGCGCGGCCGATTCCACTTACCCCAACGCCATCTGCATCTGGGGCCGGTCGCCGATTTCACCATCGCACAGGATTGCGCCACTCCCTTCGAAAGTGTCGTTCACCAACCAATCCCTATTCGACGATAGCCTTTTCTGGGATTTTGGTGATGGAACTGATCTGGTCGGCGATTCTGCGGACGATGCACCGGACATCCATACTCCCACCCACGTCTATGCGAACGAAGGCGTCTATACGGTATGCTTGACCGCAGCCGCCGACACCTCCACCTGTCCGCATACACGTTGCTTCGAGGTGTATATTGATGTGCCCAGCGCGGAACTCCAATTCACACCCACGAGTGGATGTCCTCCCCTGTGCGTGGAGTTCAGCACCACCGAGACCTTCAATGTGGAATGGGAGATCGACTTCGGCAATGGGGATTTGCTTGTGGCCACGGCCCAGGGATGCACGCCGCCTCCCGACGACATCGATGATTGCACGAATTGGAATGTATCCTTTACGGACAGCCCGGCGCCAGCGTCCGGCTATTTCATGCCGTTCCAGGGCGGGAACATCTTCCCGGCCTGTGAATTACGAGAACGATGA
- a CDS encoding PKD domain-containing protein, with protein MDGDSWHHGCRVALPEDPPGYLEVQLEGDQGTCSDDQTMQVVFPVPAASSFGIDDATPCLGQEVEFTEMVGGVTGHVWTVDGVPAPGAHNMAHTFIANGIHEVCLSIIDAQYNCPDTSCLTVEVYTPLPAFEVSISPLGCEYIITVCDTSTLAGNSYIYTLHYIFPQGPSQVLPANNSNPCVSFTVGAGVYDLEIEVGGPGAWSNCIVVDTLEDLLGLADVLGPWSWEPADSVNCAPYCVEFEVFNPLAAGITYLWDFDDGTGGGGAMTSHCYAGPGTYCPTLQVVFPNQCDAFFPCVDPIVVLPYSVEAAYDSIICAADTTLVEFTAAAPFGIGSIAFLPSAAVTPGPPWSFSLHPQPAALLLPPAPTPNALMRIPYRSR; from the coding sequence GTGGACGGCGATTCCTGGCACCACGGATGCCGTGTCGCTCTGCCTGAGGACCCGCCCGGCTACCTGGAGGTGCAACTGGAAGGGGACCAGGGCACCTGTTCGGATGACCAGACTATGCAAGTGGTCTTCCCTGTTCCAGCAGCATCTTCCTTCGGCATCGACGATGCCACGCCATGCCTGGGGCAGGAAGTAGAGTTCACCGAGATGGTTGGAGGAGTAACCGGCCATGTGTGGACGGTGGACGGTGTCCCTGCTCCTGGGGCCCATAACATGGCGCATACGTTCATCGCGAATGGCATTCACGAGGTCTGCTTGAGCATTATCGACGCACAGTACAACTGCCCGGACACCAGCTGCCTGACCGTGGAGGTCTATACACCATTACCAGCGTTCGAGGTGAGCATCAGTCCGCTTGGTTGCGAGTACATCATCACGGTGTGCGACACGAGCACCCTCGCAGGCAACAGCTATATCTACACCCTGCATTACATCTTTCCTCAAGGACCTTCACAGGTCCTCCCTGCGAACAACTCGAACCCGTGCGTGTCGTTCACGGTCGGTGCAGGTGTCTATGACCTGGAAATAGAGGTTGGAGGCCCCGGCGCCTGGAGCAACTGTATCGTTGTGGATACCCTTGAAGATCTGCTGGGCCTTGCGGATGTGCTCGGCCCCTGGTCCTGGGAGCCGGCCGATAGCGTGAACTGCGCGCCCTATTGCGTCGAGTTCGAGGTGTTCAATCCGCTGGCGGCAGGCATCACCTACCTCTGGGATTTTGATGATGGAACCGGAGGTGGTGGAGCGATGACATCCCACTGCTATGCCGGACCGGGCACGTACTGCCCCACGCTGCAGGTCGTCTTTCCGAACCAGTGTGATGCCTTCTTCCCCTGCGTCGACCCCATTGTGGTGCTGCCGTACAGCGTGGAGGCTGCTTATGACAGTATTATTTGCGCAGCCGACACGACCTTGGTAGAGTTCACCGCTGCGGCGCCTTTCGGCATCGGCAGCATCGCCTTCCTGCCCTCTGCGGCGGTTACACCCGGCCCGCCTTGGAGCTTTTCCCTGCATCCTCAGCCAGCAGCACTTTTGTTGCCACCAGCACCTACGCCCAATGCGTTGATGCGGATACCCTACAGATCACGGTGA
- a CDS encoding gliding motility-associated C-terminal domain-containing protein, which translates to MPNTFTPDGDGINDVFLPSLDGFAVREYNLTIWNRWGEMIFETDDEAEAWDGSLGEAPVQDGVYIWQIELHAKNFVGRKRMRGHVTVLR; encoded by the coding sequence GTGCCCAACACCTTCACCCCGGACGGCGATGGCATCAACGATGTCTTCCTGCCCTCGCTGGATGGTTTCGCCGTGCGTGAGTACAACCTCACGATCTGGAACCGCTGGGGTGAAATGATCTTCGAAACGGATGATGAGGCCGAGGCGTGGGATGGAAGTCTGGGAGAAGCGCCGGTGCAGGATGGCGTGTACATCTGGCAGATCGAGCTGCATGCAAAGAACTTCGTGGGCAGGAAAAGAATGAGGGGGCATGTTACCGTATTGCGGTAA
- a CDS encoding histidine kinase yields the protein MFKPTSDIASAFLTRFARLMRAVLENARKEEVTLASDLAVMRDYLELEKVRMKGGFEYAIEVEPPIDSEEVMVPPMLLQPFAEEAIWRRLARRDGIGRLTIRVHLYGKALVLSLEDDAFAEEHDAAAAHQDEAGPIVDVDGAAITRARLEVLTKQETSAASVHVVPLAGGRQWS from the coding sequence ATGTTCAAGCCAACGAGCGACATCGCCTCCGCTTTTCTAACGCGCTTCGCGCGGCTCATGCGCGCCGTATTGGAGAATGCACGCAAAGAAGAAGTAACTCTTGCGAGCGACCTGGCCGTGATGCGGGACTACCTGGAATTGGAGAAGGTGCGCATGAAGGGTGGCTTCGAGTACGCGATAGAGGTTGAACCTCCGATCGATTCCGAGGAGGTGATGGTGCCGCCCATGCTGCTTCAGCCGTTCGCCGAAGAAGCCATCTGGCGCCGTCTTGCGCGGAGGGATGGTATCGGCCGGCTCACCATTCGCGTCCACCTGTATGGCAAGGCTTTGGTCCTTTCATTGGAGGATGATGCATTCGCCGAAGAGCACGATGCCGCAGCGGCGCATCAGGATGAAGCAGGCCCAATCGTTGATGTCGATGGTGCGGCCATAACACGCGCGCGATTGGAGGTGCTTACAAAGCAAGAGACAAGTGCGGCCTCTGTTCATGTCGTTCCGCTTGCAGGCGGGCGGCAGTGGAGTTGA
- a CDS encoding tetratricopeptide repeat protein, which translates to MERFLASEEIYTRIDDRSSLATCQNNIAAIYHAQGLPEQAIRYYHNALDHNTALGDRIGQATNHMNLGNVLDVQGDLDMALAEFEKSLALFVATGDRGGKRLCAGTSASYGRTRLIAPRHWRRCGEPRVEQGARGTACLGQSVLQNGPLLRGCGPVGFGTLVLPRRSRLGPQHR; encoded by the coding sequence TTGGAACGCTTCCTTGCTTCCGAGGAGATATACACTCGGATCGACGATCGATCGAGCTTAGCCACTTGCCAGAACAATATCGCGGCCATTTATCATGCACAAGGCTTGCCAGAACAAGCCATTCGCTATTACCACAATGCGCTCGACCACAACACAGCGCTCGGCGATCGCATCGGTCAGGCCACCAATCACATGAACCTGGGCAATGTGCTGGATGTGCAAGGCGATTTGGATATGGCGCTGGCTGAATTCGAGAAGAGCTTGGCGCTATTCGTCGCCACCGGAGATAGGGGTGGGAAGCGCTTGTGCGCGGGCACCTCGGCATCGTATGGAAGAACAAGGTTGATCGCGCCAAGGCATTGGCGCAGATGCGGCGAGCCTCGCGTTGAGCAAGGAGCTCGCGGTACCGCATGCCTTGGCCAAAGCGTTTTACAAAATGGGCCACTTCTTCGAGGATGTGGACCGGTTGGATTCGGCACTTTGGTATTACCACGCCGCTCTCGCCTTGGACCGCAGCATCGATGA